From bacterium:
GGATCCGTCTTTCCCCCGTCGCGAGCGACGCGAAGGCGATCGCGCGGATCGAGTGTGACTTCGAGGCGGGCACCCGGAAGCGTCCACGTGCGATGGATGGCTTTGTGCGCAGGATCATTTCGGCCGCTGCCGGATAAGGCCCGCTTCAGTCCTGACCGCTGATGTAGCGGCCAAGCATGTCGCGGGAGTGCTCATCTTCATGACAATGGGTGCAGAGGTTTTCCCAGTTGCTTCCGTCCGGCGGATTGTTTTTGGCGTTGCTGTCGCGGTGGTGCACCGTCAGGAGGTGAAGGTTCGTTTCATCGAAATCCCGGCCGCACTTGGCGCAGATCCAGCCGTGAATCTCGAGCGAGCGGCGGCGGTAGTCCGGCGTGGACTTTCCGGTGGCCGAGGCCGCCTTCAAACGGGCAGCGATATCCTTCGCGCTCTCGGCCGATGCGCCCTCAGCCGGGGATTTCGCCGGCGCAGGCCGGAGCCTTTGTTTTCGGTTGGGGCCGAACCTTGTGCGTGCCACAGGGCTTCCTCCTCTGGGCGGCATCGTAGCAAAAGGGCGCCGGTGGGGGAAAGGAGAGGGAATGGGTTTCCGTTGCCGGGCAGGGAACCCGGGTGCTAGCATGGCAGTGCCGAGGAGAGGTCGATGCGATTTATGCGCTTCAAGTGGACGATTATCGCTCTGGGCGCCGTGGCGGCGGTGGCGGCGCTCGGGGTGGGCGGCCTGTACGGCATCCGCGCGCTGGAGTCCTACGATCCCTTCTGCACCTCGTGTCACCTCCAGGACCATCAAGTCTATCTGGACGACGGAGGACGGGCGAAAGCCGATGTCCGCACCCTGGGCGGATGGCATCTGGCGGGCGGGAAGGCCGGCTGCATCTCTTGTCATGGGGAGGACGGCATTTTCGGAATGATGCAGACGACGTGGCTGGCCGCGGGCGATACCGTGAAATTCGTCACGGGCGATTACAAGCAACCCTCCCGCGTGTTTCATCCCATCAAGAACAAGGATTGCCTCAAGTGCCACCCCGAGGACAGGGTGCTCGATCTTCCCGAGGGGAGTTTTCACGCTATCACCGACCACGCGGAGCTTTCCTTTTCTTGTGTCCAGTGCCACAGTGGCCACAAGGTGGGTGGAAGGAGAGAGAAGAAATTCCTGGTGCCGAATTTTGCGCAGCCTCGCTGTGACAAATGCCACGAAGAGCTGGAGCAGAAAGTCCGCGTCGGGGCGCTGAAGACCCCGCCTTCCCGGATTCCCTTTCGCCCGATCGTCCGCATGGCCTTTTGGAATACGCCCGGAAATTAAAAACGCGCAGTTGAAGCAAGGGTAAGAGAGGAACGTTCGGTGCGGTTTTACGTCCTGGCCATCACGGTGACCTTTCTCTGGGGGTTGAGCTTCACAACAGTGAAGATCGGCCTTCAGGGGATGGGGCCGTTTACGTTTCTCTGGCTCAGGAGCCTGATTTCCGCGCTGACGGTTTTTTTTCTCATCCGGATGCGCGGCGGAAAATTCATGCCTCCAAAGGGGAGCCGGGATTTTTGGTGGAACACGCTTCTGCACAACCTGGTATTTCTCCTGTTTTACAACGGCGCCGCCTTCACGACGGCGGGCCGGGCCTCGCTGTTTCTCTACGGGCAGCCCATCTTCTACACCGCCCTTGCGGCATGGCTGATGCCCGCCGAGCGGATCGGCGTGCGGGGCGTCGCGGGATTCTCAGCGGCGGCGATCGGGATGGTCCTCCTTTTCAACGAAAAGCTCGCGGCCACGGGCCCGACCTGGCTGGGCGACGCCATCATCCTGGTCTCTGCTTTTGTGTGGGGGGTGCAGTCGCTCTTTCTCAAGGTGCGCCTCAAGGGGCATGATGCGTTCCAGATCACGGCGTGGGTGCAGCTCGTCGCCGTGGTGCTCTTCCTTCCCATCGCCTTGGCGAAGGGGGAGGGCTGGCCGGACCTGACCAATCTCTACGTCCTCACGGGGGCGGGCTACAACGGCATCGTGGGAACGGGCATCACCCAGGTGTTGTGGGTGATACTCCTGGCGCAGTACTCTCCGAGCCGCGTCAGCGCGTACATGTTCCTCTGTCCGGTGTTCGGGGTTTTCCTGGGGGCGCTGATCCTTCAGGAGGTGCTCGGGCTGCCGACCCTTGCCGGGGCGGCGCTGATTGCGGCGGGCATCTACCTCGTCAATACTCGCCGCATGAAGGGCGCCGGCGAAATCGCCGCGTCCCGGCCGGACTGAAGAAAAGGGAAGGCATGGAATTCGATCTCTATCATCTCGGTCCCATCGCCCTGAGCGCGTTCGTCGTTGGGTTCTTCAAGACGACGTTCAGCATGGGGACGGGAATCCTCCTGGTGCCCATCCTGGTTCTTTGGTGGCCCGCGCGCTTCGTGATGGGGGTCATCTCCGTGATCATGTGGTCCACCGATTTCGTCACCCTCCCCATGTTCTGGCGGAAGTGGGAGGGCCGCCTCGTCCGTCTCATGGTTCCGGGTTTTGTCATCGGCATCTTCATCGGGACCACCCTTCTGGTGAACATCCCCGAGGCGGCTTTCCGCCGCGTGATCGGGGCGGGCGCTCTGATCTTCGCGGGCATCCAGGCGTGGGGGGAGGTGCGCGG
This genomic window contains:
- a CDS encoding DMT family transporter; the encoded protein is MRFYVLAITVTFLWGLSFTTVKIGLQGMGPFTFLWLRSLISALTVFFLIRMRGGKFMPPKGSRDFWWNTLLHNLVFLLFYNGAAFTTAGRASLFLYGQPIFYTALAAWLMPAERIGVRGVAGFSAAAIGMVLLFNEKLAATGPTWLGDAIILVSAFVWGVQSLFLKVRLKGHDAFQITAWVQLVAVVLFLPIALAKGEGWPDLTNLYVLTGAGYNGIVGTGITQVLWVILLAQYSPSRVSAYMFLCPVFGVFLGALILQEVLGLPTLAGAALIAAGIYLVNTRRMKGAGEIAASRPD
- a CDS encoding YajD family HNH nuclease; its protein translation is MAARLKAASATGKSTPDYRRRSLEIHGWICAKCGRDFDETNLHLLTVHHRDSNAKNNPPDGSNWENLCTHCHEDEHSRDMLGRYISGQD
- a CDS encoding NapC/NirT family cytochrome c; this encodes MRFMRFKWTIIALGAVAAVAALGVGGLYGIRALESYDPFCTSCHLQDHQVYLDDGGRAKADVRTLGGWHLAGGKAGCISCHGEDGIFGMMQTTWLAAGDTVKFVTGDYKQPSRVFHPIKNKDCLKCHPEDRVLDLPEGSFHAITDHAELSFSCVQCHSGHKVGGRREKKFLVPNFAQPRCDKCHEELEQKVRVGALKTPPSRIPFRPIVRMAFWNTPGN